Proteins encoded within one genomic window of Brachybacterium avium:
- a CDS encoding ParA family protein: MFIVSVCSLKGGVGKTSVTLGLASAALHQGVNTLVIDFDPQGDSTLGLLGEPASSLDIAEVISSPRTETIDRAIIPTPWAADAASHLDIIPGSSRSAIMDSPAQSAKDVRRLHQALDKRTHQYDLVLIDCPPSLNGLTQMALAASDRALVVAEPGFFAVTAADRALKLATEMHEDGIAPRLQPLGLAVNRYRPRSVEHQYRLAELRELFGDVVLEPVIEERVGLQQAQGGAVPLHKYEGASGKRLTEDFDALLRTVMDSRQNS, encoded by the coding sequence GTGTTCATCGTCAGTGTGTGTTCCCTCAAGGGCGGCGTCGGCAAGACGTCCGTGACCCTCGGCCTGGCCTCTGCCGCCCTCCATCAGGGGGTGAACACGCTCGTGATCGACTTCGATCCCCAGGGCGACTCCACCCTCGGCCTGCTCGGCGAGCCGGCCAGCAGCCTGGACATCGCAGAGGTGATCAGTTCACCGCGCACCGAGACCATCGACCGGGCGATCATCCCGACACCGTGGGCCGCCGATGCCGCCTCGCACCTGGACATCATCCCGGGATCGAGCCGTTCCGCGATCATGGACTCCCCCGCCCAGAGCGCGAAGGACGTCCGGCGCCTCCACCAGGCACTGGACAAGCGCACTCACCAGTACGACCTGGTGCTCATCGATTGCCCGCCCTCGCTCAACGGCCTCACGCAGATGGCGCTGGCCGCCTCGGATCGTGCACTGGTCGTCGCCGAGCCGGGTTTCTTCGCCGTGACCGCGGCGGATCGTGCGCTCAAGCTCGCCACCGAGATGCACGAGGACGGCATCGCTCCGCGCCTGCAGCCGCTGGGCCTGGCAGTGAACCGTTACCGGCCGCGCTCTGTCGAGCACCAGTACCGCCTGGCGGAGCTGCGGGAGCTGTTCGGGGACGTGGTGCTCGAGCCCGTGATCGAGGAGCGGGTGGGCCTGCAGCAGGCGCAGGGCGGTGCGGTGCCGCTGCACAAGTACGAAGGCGCCTCCGGGAAGCGGCTCACCGAGGACTTCGACGCCCTGCTGCGCACCGTGATGGATTCCCGGCAGAACTCCTGA
- a CDS encoding methyltransferase, with the protein MSQITHDLVLEVLDGCGQSALQEARELGAVRLIGPTELALRTADLDAVRSLRRVVAASTSLTVPARRPRELLETSVQQELAELLGEIRRQRPRQKFHSLRLEAAGAGTPDMRRLASALAELAGLPVDGDGDLVVRVRKGATPVTWQVLLRTTPRPLATRAWRTVNYPGAVNATIAATVLDLLQVGAEDSVLDMTCGSGTFLVEQLHETVPARAVGVDLDPAAIEAARTHQRAARRKGRIDWVEGDVRTVDLEPGFTRFVTNPPWGTLHGEHETNEALLEELLARAAELAAPRARLGVLTHEITRMQRVLETAPSGWRPVREHRFFQKGHHPRLFLLERG; encoded by the coding sequence ATGTCGCAGATCACGCACGATCTCGTGCTCGAGGTGCTCGACGGCTGCGGGCAGAGCGCCCTGCAGGAGGCGCGCGAGCTCGGTGCGGTCCGCCTCATCGGGCCCACTGAGCTGGCCCTGCGCACTGCGGACCTCGACGCGGTGCGCTCGCTGCGTCGCGTGGTCGCGGCCTCGACGAGCCTGACCGTCCCTGCCCGTCGGCCCCGGGAGCTGCTGGAGACCTCGGTCCAGCAGGAGCTCGCAGAGCTGCTGGGGGAGATCCGTCGCCAGCGCCCGCGACAGAAGTTCCACAGCCTGCGGCTGGAGGCCGCCGGCGCCGGCACTCCGGACATGCGCCGTCTCGCGAGCGCCCTCGCCGAGCTGGCGGGGCTGCCGGTGGACGGGGACGGCGATCTGGTGGTGCGGGTGCGCAAGGGAGCGACCCCGGTGACCTGGCAGGTGCTGCTGCGCACCACCCCGAGACCGCTGGCCACCCGGGCCTGGCGCACTGTGAACTATCCCGGTGCGGTCAACGCCACCATCGCCGCCACCGTGCTGGACCTGTTGCAGGTGGGCGCTGAGGACTCCGTGCTGGACATGACCTGCGGCTCCGGCACCTTCCTGGTGGAGCAGCTGCACGAGACGGTCCCCGCCCGCGCGGTGGGCGTGGACCTGGACCCCGCCGCGATCGAGGCGGCGCGGACTCATCAGCGCGCGGCCCGACGCAAGGGCCGCATCGACTGGGTCGAGGGGGATGTGCGCACGGTCGATCTCGAGCCGGGATTCACCAGGTTCGTGACGAACCCGCCTTGGGGCACCCTGCACGGCGAGCACGAGACCAACGAAGCGCTGCTGGAGGAGCTGCTGGCCCGTGCCGCCGAGCTGGCCGCACCGCGTGCCCGCCTGGGCGTGCTCACCCATGAGATCACCCGCATGCAGAGGGTGCTGGAGACGGCACCTTCCGGCTGGCGACCGGTGCGCGAGCACCGCTTCTTCCAGAAGGGCCATCATCCGCGGCTCTTCCTACTCGAGCGCGGCTGA
- a CDS encoding TIGR03085 family metal-binding protein, translating into MPRSATRAEAIMHERRHDEREAFARTFLTHGPEAPTILPGWDAAELLEHLLLREGAPHLRVGSHLPGALGARAQRALDALRASSWQERVERFRQGPGRLSPIGRIDALSGQGELLIHHEDLRRAQLGWEPRQLPAEAAADAWRAVGLMAPLAMRVRAEVTLVSPLGGRQLRSRRAVGSLRVHGDPLELLLWVSGRDEVARVRVHGDQVALQALREGRRGL; encoded by the coding sequence ATGCCGCGTTCAGCAACCAGGGCTGAGGCGATCATGCACGAGCGCCGACATGACGAGCGCGAGGCCTTCGCCCGCACGTTCCTCACCCATGGCCCGGAGGCGCCGACGATCCTGCCGGGCTGGGATGCCGCCGAGCTGCTCGAGCATCTGCTGCTGCGCGAGGGCGCACCGCACCTGCGAGTGGGATCGCATCTGCCCGGTGCGCTCGGCGCCCGTGCCCAGCGGGCGCTGGACGCGCTGCGTGCGAGCTCCTGGCAGGAGCGGGTGGAGCGGTTCCGGCAGGGTCCGGGCCGCCTCTCCCCCATCGGCCGCATCGATGCGCTGAGCGGACAGGGTGAACTGCTGATCCATCATGAGGACCTCCGTCGCGCGCAGCTCGGCTGGGAGCCGCGCCAGCTCCCCGCCGAGGCTGCGGCTGATGCCTGGAGAGCCGTCGGGCTGATGGCACCGCTGGCGATGCGGGTGCGGGCGGAGGTCACGCTGGTCTCGCCGCTGGGCGGCCGACAGCTCCGCTCCCGCCGCGCGGTGGGGAGCCTGCGGGTCCACGGGGATCCGCTCGAGCTGCTGCTGTGGGTCAGCGGCCGCGACGAGGTCGCCCGGGTCAGGGTCCACGGCGACCAGGTCGCACTGCAGGCGCTGCGCGAGGGCCGACGGGGACTGTGA
- a CDS encoding sugar phosphate isomerase/epimerase family protein produces the protein MAHPHTLFTGQWADLTLEEVAELAAGWGYDGLEIAVSGEHLDASRWDDDDYVAERLGILEKHGLSCWAISNHLKGQAICDDPIDFRHEAIVGSAVWGDGDPEGVRRRAAEDMKNTARLAQKLGVKTVIGFTGSKIWKYVAMFPPVPQSVIDEGYQDFADRWNPILDVFDECGVRFAHEVHPSEIAYDYWTTQRTLEAIGHREAFGLNWDPSHFMWQGIDPVTFITDFAERIYHVDCKDIRVRITGRNTRLGSHLAWGDPRRGWDFVSFGRGDVPWDAAFRTLRSIGYDGPISIEWEDAGMDRLHGAKEALELLRSLDYPVSEVSFDAAFSNQG, from the coding sequence ATGGCGCATCCGCACACCTTGTTCACCGGCCAATGGGCCGACCTGACCCTCGAGGAGGTCGCCGAGCTGGCGGCCGGCTGGGGCTACGACGGCTTGGAGATTGCGGTCTCCGGGGAGCACCTGGACGCCTCTCGCTGGGACGACGACGACTACGTCGCCGAGCGCCTGGGGATCCTGGAGAAGCATGGGTTGAGCTGCTGGGCGATCTCCAACCACCTCAAGGGCCAGGCCATCTGCGATGACCCGATCGACTTCCGCCACGAGGCGATCGTCGGCTCGGCCGTGTGGGGCGACGGCGACCCCGAGGGTGTCCGGCGGCGCGCCGCCGAGGACATGAAGAACACCGCCCGCCTGGCGCAGAAGCTGGGGGTGAAGACCGTCATCGGGTTCACCGGATCGAAGATCTGGAAGTACGTGGCGATGTTCCCGCCGGTCCCCCAGTCGGTCATCGATGAGGGCTACCAGGACTTCGCCGACCGCTGGAACCCGATCCTGGACGTGTTCGACGAGTGCGGGGTGCGCTTCGCCCACGAGGTCCATCCCTCCGAGATCGCCTACGACTACTGGACCACGCAGCGCACCCTGGAGGCGATCGGCCATCGCGAGGCGTTCGGCCTGAACTGGGATCCCTCGCACTTCATGTGGCAGGGGATCGACCCGGTCACCTTCATCACCGACTTCGCCGAGCGGATCTATCACGTGGACTGCAAGGACATCCGGGTCCGGATCACCGGGCGCAACACCCGCCTCGGCTCGCACCTGGCCTGGGGCGATCCGCGGCGCGGCTGGGACTTCGTCTCCTTCGGCCGCGGGGACGTGCCATGGGACGCCGCCTTCCGCACCCTGCGCTCCATCGGCTATGACGGGCCGATCTCGATCGAGTGGGAGGATGCCGGCATGGACCGCCTCCACGGGGCCAAGGAGGCCCTGGAACTGCTGCGCAGCCTCGACTATCCCGTCTCCGAGGTGTCCTTCGATGCCGCGTTCAGCAACCAGGGCTGA
- a CDS encoding Gfo/Idh/MocA family protein, with amino-acid sequence MIGYAFMGRAHSQAWRTVAAAFDVLPLARRVIVGRDDAAVAQAAERLGWQEHATDWHEVIAREDIDIVDICTPGFLHAEIAIAALEAGKHVLCEKPLANDTAEAEAMARAAAAATARGQVAALGFTYRRVPALALARQFVQAGRLGTICQAKVAYLQDWLVDADAPMSWRLRKETAGSGALGDIGSHAIDQVQHLTGQRVTAVRGRLATMVPQRPGPDGPEPVTVDDAAWATLELDGGAIASVEVSRMATGAKNRLTVELYGTAGALRFDLENPNELWFLDATLPIAEQGFARVLVTEPEHPYLEGWWPQGHVLGWENAFSNQARDLLLAIAAMPSADEPAARFSPDFADGLALQRVLDAIIASDAADGAAIAL; translated from the coding sequence ATGATCGGGTACGCCTTCATGGGCCGTGCCCATTCCCAGGCCTGGCGCACCGTCGCCGCCGCCTTCGACGTGCTGCCGCTCGCCCGTCGCGTGATCGTGGGCCGTGACGACGCCGCGGTCGCGCAGGCCGCGGAGCGCCTGGGCTGGCAGGAGCATGCGACCGACTGGCACGAGGTGATCGCGCGCGAGGACATCGACATCGTGGACATCTGCACCCCCGGCTTCCTCCACGCCGAGATCGCGATCGCCGCGCTCGAGGCCGGCAAGCATGTGCTGTGCGAGAAGCCTCTGGCGAACGACACCGCCGAGGCGGAGGCGATGGCTCGGGCCGCCGCAGCGGCGACCGCCCGCGGCCAGGTCGCGGCACTGGGCTTCACCTACCGTCGCGTGCCTGCGCTCGCCCTGGCTCGGCAGTTCGTGCAGGCCGGCCGCCTGGGCACCATCTGCCAGGCGAAGGTGGCCTACCTCCAGGACTGGCTGGTCGACGCCGACGCACCGATGAGCTGGCGGCTGCGGAAGGAGACCGCCGGCTCCGGCGCGCTCGGCGACATCGGCTCCCATGCGATCGATCAGGTCCAGCACCTCACCGGCCAGCGGGTCACCGCGGTGCGCGGGCGCCTGGCGACCATGGTGCCGCAGCGCCCCGGCCCCGATGGCCCCGAGCCGGTGACCGTGGATGATGCGGCCTGGGCGACCCTCGAGCTCGACGGCGGCGCGATCGCCTCGGTGGAGGTCTCCCGGATGGCGACCGGGGCGAAGAACCGCCTCACCGTGGAGCTGTACGGGACCGCTGGCGCCCTGCGCTTCGACCTGGAGAACCCCAATGAGCTGTGGTTCCTGGACGCGACGCTCCCGATCGCGGAGCAGGGGTTCGCCCGGGTGCTGGTCACCGAGCCCGAACATCCCTACCTCGAGGGCTGGTGGCCGCAGGGCCATGTGCTGGGCTGGGAGAACGCCTTCAGCAATCAGGCTCGGGACCTGCTGCTCGCCATCGCCGCGATGCCCTCGGCCGACGAGCCTGCGGCGCGCTTCTCCCCCGACTTCGCCGACGGCCTCGCCCTGCAGCGGGTGCTGGACGCGATCATCGCCTCCGATGCCGCCGATGGCGCGGCCATCGCCCTCTGA
- a CDS encoding transglutaminase-like domain-containing protein — translation MRAEVTAGTDVALLVAASAAPIAEERLSVLAEGVDHPVSETRDRFGSRVHLVQGLPEGTVEISYEARGAAAAPVPTTQEADAVLHLRPSRYCEVDEFERIAAEVIAEREGVEALDAVVDWVHDHLDYVPGSSTVTDSARSTYVSRQGVCRDYAHLTATLLRAGGIPARCSSVYAPGLYPMDFHLVVEALIEGEWLVVDATHLAPRAAMMRIATGQDAADTAFMTTLAGNVTLTGIQITAVVDPALPDEVPHERLALR, via the coding sequence ATGAGGGCCGAAGTGACGGCCGGGACCGACGTCGCCCTGCTGGTGGCGGCCTCCGCCGCGCCGATCGCCGAGGAGCGGCTGTCGGTGCTGGCCGAGGGGGTCGATCATCCGGTCTCCGAGACCCGGGACCGCTTCGGCAGCCGTGTGCACCTGGTGCAGGGCCTGCCCGAGGGGACGGTCGAGATCAGCTATGAGGCGCGCGGCGCGGCCGCCGCACCGGTGCCGACGACCCAGGAGGCCGATGCGGTGCTGCATCTGCGTCCCTCGCGCTACTGCGAGGTCGACGAGTTCGAGAGGATCGCGGCCGAGGTGATCGCCGAGCGGGAGGGGGTCGAGGCGCTCGATGCCGTGGTCGACTGGGTCCACGATCATCTGGATTACGTGCCGGGCTCGAGCACGGTCACCGACTCCGCCCGGTCCACCTATGTCTCCCGTCAGGGGGTGTGCCGGGACTATGCCCATCTCACCGCGACGCTGCTGCGCGCCGGCGGGATCCCGGCGCGCTGCTCCTCGGTGTACGCCCCGGGCCTGTACCCGATGGACTTCCATCTGGTGGTCGAGGCTCTGATCGAGGGGGAGTGGCTGGTGGTCGATGCGACCCACCTGGCCCCGCGCGCCGCCATGATGCGGATCGCGACCGGCCAGGATGCGGCCGACACGGCCTTCATGACCACCCTGGCCGGGAACGTGACCCTCACCGGTATCCAGATCACCGCCGTGGTGGACCCGGCGCTGCCGGACGAGGTCCCCCACGAACGGCTCGCGCTGCGCTGA
- a CDS encoding PAC2 family protein, whose translation MMDPTTLFSYERHVDSRSLHGRTLLVTLGAYSDAGDAQQLIDDQLLNSLSSRVVGRLDMDQVYDYAGRRPEVTLQLDHFSDYEKPEILLHEVTAADGETFFLLTGPEPSFQWERVASALQIVVEQLGIERTLLLQGFPAPVPHTRELPVTRFAGDPDSITVRRTMPGTFRLRAPFTALLTMRLAESSHEVVGLTVHVPQYLHEMTYPDAAIALLGAITEEQGPQLPVESLEAQAGPVREAIAAQIDSQPALQEMVDGLEARFDRMITSGAGTEVPTADAIAAEVEEYLASFDQEDGGTDETKDTDHPDGPAPEQPTG comes from the coding sequence ATGATGGATCCGACGACCCTGTTCAGCTACGAGCGCCACGTCGACTCGCGCTCCCTGCACGGGCGGACCCTGCTGGTCACCCTCGGGGCGTACAGCGATGCCGGCGACGCCCAGCAGCTGATCGATGACCAGCTGCTGAACTCCCTGTCCAGCCGCGTCGTCGGACGACTGGACATGGACCAGGTCTACGACTACGCCGGGCGGCGCCCGGAGGTGACCCTCCAGCTCGATCACTTCTCGGACTACGAGAAGCCGGAGATCCTGCTGCACGAGGTCACCGCCGCCGACGGTGAGACGTTCTTCCTGCTCACCGGTCCCGAGCCCTCGTTCCAATGGGAGCGGGTCGCCAGCGCGCTGCAGATCGTGGTCGAGCAGCTCGGCATCGAGCGCACCCTGCTGCTGCAGGGCTTCCCGGCACCGGTCCCCCACACCCGTGAGCTGCCCGTGACCCGCTTCGCCGGTGATCCGGACTCCATCACCGTGCGCCGCACCATGCCCGGCACCTTCCGACTGCGCGCCCCGTTCACCGCGCTGCTGACGATGCGCCTGGCCGAGAGCAGCCACGAGGTGGTGGGGCTGACGGTGCATGTCCCCCAGTACCTGCACGAGATGACCTATCCCGATGCCGCGATCGCGCTGCTGGGAGCGATCACCGAGGAGCAGGGCCCGCAACTGCCGGTCGAGTCGCTCGAGGCACAGGCCGGGCCGGTGCGCGAGGCCATCGCCGCCCAGATCGACTCCCAGCCGGCGCTGCAGGAGATGGTCGACGGCCTAGAGGCCCGCTTCGACCGGATGATCACCTCCGGCGCCGGCACGGAGGTCCCCACCGCCGACGCGATCGCCGCCGAGGTCGAGGAGTATCTCGCGAGCTTCGATCAGGAGGACGGCGGGACGGACGAGACCAAGGACACCGATCACCCGGACGGGCCAGCTCCCGAGCAGCCCACGGGCTGA
- a CDS encoding TSUP family transporter, protein MPLLDQLLQLSALTLVLLIGAAFLAGWVDAVVGGGGLIQLPALLTALPADAPTGAVLGTNKLAAAAGTAVSTGTYIRRIMPVAATAVPLMVCALLGSSAGASLASFIPRPWLSPIVLLALLAIGTYTLLRPSMGLEHAPRHRGRAHLLRSGGIGGVIGVYDGILGPGTGSFFIIAMVALLGYGFLEASVHAKLANLTTNVGALLVFGLQGEVWWILGAVMAAANLLGGYLGARLALKLGSGFVRGVFLVVTGALALRLAVDSVALLT, encoded by the coding sequence GTGCCCCTGCTCGACCAGCTGCTCCAGCTCTCCGCCCTGACCCTCGTGCTGCTGATCGGCGCCGCCTTTCTGGCGGGATGGGTCGATGCGGTCGTCGGCGGCGGCGGACTGATCCAGCTGCCGGCGCTGCTGACCGCTCTGCCGGCCGACGCGCCCACCGGCGCGGTGCTCGGCACCAACAAGCTCGCCGCCGCGGCGGGAACCGCGGTGTCCACCGGAACCTATATCCGCCGGATCATGCCGGTCGCGGCGACCGCTGTGCCGCTGATGGTCTGCGCGCTCCTCGGCAGCTCTGCGGGAGCCTCCCTCGCCTCCTTCATCCCCCGACCGTGGCTCTCCCCCATCGTGCTGCTCGCCCTGCTGGCCATCGGCACGTACACGTTGCTGCGCCCCTCGATGGGGCTCGAGCACGCACCCCGCCACCGCGGGCGCGCCCATCTGCTGCGCTCCGGCGGGATCGGTGGCGTGATCGGCGTGTACGACGGGATCCTCGGCCCCGGCACCGGCAGCTTCTTCATCATCGCGATGGTCGCTCTGCTGGGCTACGGATTCCTCGAGGCGAGCGTCCATGCGAAGCTCGCGAACCTCACCACCAACGTCGGCGCACTGCTGGTGTTCGGGCTGCAGGGCGAGGTGTGGTGGATCCTGGGTGCGGTGATGGCGGCCGCGAACCTGCTGGGCGGCTATCTCGGGGCGCGGCTCGCGCTGAAGCTCGGCTCAGGATTCGTCCGCGGAGTGTTCCTGGTGGTCACCGGGGCGCTCGCGCTCCGGCTCGCCGTCGATTCGGTGGCGCTGCTCACGTGA
- a CDS encoding HAD-IA family hydrolase — protein MRAVIWDLGGTLADTYPDVDRALASAIVPRPGQQLLHEVALLTRLSSSYAISALAARHEVSERRLRTAYEATKQHWRTTPPPAMDGARELLAAVGEPGGLNLVATHRDRPSAQALLESLDLPVDDMVCAPDGYPRKPDPAMALALLERHALAPEECLAVGDRAGDVEAAAAAGVRAVLLETPGVPLEVTDAERVRSLRELLDLLPS, from the coding sequence ATGCGAGCAGTGATCTGGGACCTCGGCGGCACCTTGGCGGATACCTATCCCGATGTGGACCGGGCCCTCGCCTCGGCCATCGTGCCGAGGCCCGGTCAGCAGCTGCTGCACGAGGTGGCGCTGCTGACCCGCCTCTCCAGCTCCTACGCGATCAGCGCCCTGGCAGCCCGTCACGAGGTGTCCGAGCGTCGCCTGCGCACCGCCTACGAGGCCACGAAGCAGCACTGGCGGACGACTCCGCCACCGGCGATGGACGGCGCCCGCGAGCTGCTCGCCGCGGTGGGGGAGCCGGGCGGGCTGAACCTGGTGGCCACCCATCGCGACCGCCCCAGCGCCCAGGCACTGCTGGAGTCCCTCGACCTGCCGGTCGACGACATGGTCTGCGCACCCGACGGCTACCCCCGCAAACCGGATCCGGCGATGGCGCTCGCCCTGCTGGAGCGGCATGCGCTCGCCCCCGAGGAGTGCCTCGCCGTCGGCGATCGCGCCGGCGATGTCGAGGCCGCAGCGGCGGCAGGGGTGCGGGCCGTGCTCCTGGAGACTCCGGGAGTCCCGCTCGAGGTCACCGACGCAGAACGGGTCCGGTCCCTGCGCGAGCTGCTCGATCTGCTGCCGAGCTGA
- a CDS encoding maltokinase N-terminal cap-like domain-containing protein yields the protein MAIIYQAELSPSKTEILRDFLSGRSWGEAGELELLGAYRFDDPDGVVGVECHLVRVGETIYHLPLAYRPERLDGAEEQLLATMQHSVLGERYVYDGLGDEVALDCFRRALCGEQAQAELGIYSDEGELIETRPQTVTLSLEVDEGEELPTGDELLDGAPFTIARTVGDLDGTVRLHARWSGGEGILAAI from the coding sequence ATGGCGATCATCTACCAGGCAGAGCTCAGCCCCTCCAAGACCGAGATCCTGCGCGACTTCCTGTCCGGACGCTCCTGGGGCGAGGCCGGGGAGCTCGAGCTGCTCGGTGCGTACCGCTTCGATGACCCGGACGGCGTGGTCGGCGTGGAATGCCATCTGGTGCGAGTGGGTGAGACGATCTACCACCTGCCGTTGGCCTACCGACCCGAACGGCTCGACGGCGCCGAGGAGCAGCTGCTGGCCACGATGCAGCACTCGGTGCTCGGGGAGCGCTACGTCTACGACGGCCTCGGCGACGAAGTCGCGCTGGACTGTTTCCGCCGGGCGCTCTGCGGCGAGCAGGCGCAGGCCGAGCTCGGGATCTACTCGGACGAGGGCGAGCTGATCGAGACCCGTCCGCAGACCGTCACGCTGAGCCTCGAGGTCGACGAGGGCGAGGAGCTACCCACCGGGGACGAGCTCCTGGACGGGGCGCCGTTCACCATCGCCCGCACCGTCGGTGATCTGGACGGGACCGTCCGGCTGCACGCCCGGTGGTCAGGGGGAGAGGGAATCCTCGCCGCGATCTGA
- a CDS encoding multidrug effflux MFS transporter: protein MASAADDTPREDPREEPTTSTGSLPTITGAIPTITGAIPVLEDLADHEFAHLPDEEELGRTRGKVTALVIVVLTTLSAIGPLATDMYIPAFPEVAGELSTSASRMQLTITAFFLGTASGQVVAGPLSDRMGRRAPLLIGIVLCLLASIGCAFAPSVEILLVLRVLQGIGGGFGMVLGRAVLIDMTDGPELFRSMNIMQGVGGVAPIVAPLLGGIILVFGQWREIFLVIAAMSLISLLGVLFLIPESLPVSRRHSGGFRTFLRNVRTLLRRRIFVAYMLVNAFSAFALMAYVSASSFVVQEMLGFTSSEYSVSFAINSMGMMTMSLLSARLTRTIHPRALIRVGLIVVSLASFALLIGSLFLHTPAWIVLPAFFFTVAPQGMIFGNGGALASNQAREFAGTGSAMLGLGFSFSASLAAPLVGIAGTHSSLPMAIAMVVGCLISGTFFVLAGRGSSTDTGRLPGAV, encoded by the coding sequence GTGGCCTCCGCCGCCGACGACACCCCGCGCGAGGACCCTCGCGAGGAGCCGACCACCTCCACCGGCTCCCTCCCGACCATCACCGGCGCGATACCCACCATCACCGGTGCGATCCCCGTGCTCGAGGACCTGGCGGATCACGAGTTCGCCCATCTGCCCGACGAGGAGGAGCTCGGCCGCACCCGCGGCAAGGTGACCGCGCTGGTGATCGTCGTGCTCACGACGCTCAGCGCGATCGGACCGCTGGCCACCGACATGTACATCCCAGCCTTCCCAGAGGTCGCGGGCGAGCTGTCGACCAGTGCCTCGCGGATGCAGCTGACCATCACCGCCTTCTTCCTCGGCACCGCGAGCGGTCAGGTCGTCGCCGGCCCGCTCTCGGACCGGATGGGACGTCGTGCACCGCTGCTGATCGGCATCGTCCTGTGCCTGCTGGCCTCGATCGGCTGCGCCTTCGCGCCGAGCGTGGAGATCCTGCTGGTGCTGCGCGTGCTGCAGGGGATCGGCGGCGGTTTCGGGATGGTGCTGGGCCGAGCGGTGCTGATCGACATGACCGACGGCCCGGAGCTGTTCCGGAGCATGAACATCATGCAGGGCGTGGGCGGTGTGGCCCCGATCGTCGCCCCGCTGCTGGGCGGCATCATCCTGGTGTTCGGCCAGTGGCGCGAGATCTTCCTGGTCATCGCCGCGATGTCGCTGATCTCGCTGCTCGGGGTGCTCTTCCTGATCCCGGAGTCCCTGCCCGTCTCCCGTCGGCACTCCGGCGGCTTCCGCACCTTCCTGCGGAACGTGCGCACCTTGCTGCGGCGACGGATCTTCGTCGCGTACATGCTGGTCAATGCGTTCTCTGCGTTCGCGCTGATGGCTTATGTTTCGGCCTCCTCCTTCGTGGTCCAGGAGATGCTCGGCTTCACCTCGAGCGAGTACTCGGTGAGCTTCGCGATCAACTCGATGGGGATGATGACGATGTCGCTGCTCTCGGCGCGGCTGACCCGCACCATCCATCCGCGCGCGCTCATCCGGGTGGGACTGATCGTGGTGTCGCTGGCGAGCTTCGCGCTGCTGATCGGGAGCCTCTTCCTGCACACGCCGGCGTGGATCGTTCTCCCGGCGTTCTTCTTCACCGTCGCGCCGCAGGGCATGATCTTCGGCAACGGCGGGGCGCTCGCCTCGAACCAGGCGAGAGAGTTCGCGGGCACCGGGTCGGCCATGCTGGGCCTGGGCTTCTCCTTCTCGGCCTCGCTCGCCGCGCCGCTGGTGGGCATCGCCGGCACGCACTCCTCGCTGCCGATGGCGATCGCGATGGTCGTGGGCTGCCTGATCTCGGGAACGTTCTTCGTGCTGGCGGGCCGGGGGAGCAGCACCGATACCGGGCGCTTGCCGGGAGCCGTCTGA
- a CDS encoding queuosine precursor transporter: MTTDKNSSPPPEQSGRPAGAVYADRGSSHFDILLAAMVTVVVLSGIGAAKGVSFGTIPGTGFEILTDGGFFLFPLAYVLGDIITELYGARSARRAILTSFAVSILASLSYQVIIALPPFPGEFGQAKQEALELALGPVWIIVLAGLAAFLVGQSLNSFVVTRMKRRMGERGLIPRLFTSSGLGELVDTIIFCSIASVAIGITTFEQWAEYTLLGFVYKVLVQYAMIPVTSAVIRWLKRTDTSYQQRLAAARQSAA; this comes from the coding sequence GTGACCACAGACAAGAACTCCTCACCGCCACCTGAACAGTCTGGACGCCCGGCCGGTGCCGTCTACGCCGACCGGGGCAGCTCTCACTTCGACATCCTCCTGGCCGCCATGGTCACCGTGGTCGTGCTCTCGGGGATCGGCGCCGCCAAGGGCGTCAGCTTCGGGACCATCCCGGGCACCGGCTTCGAGATCCTGACCGACGGCGGCTTCTTCCTCTTCCCCCTCGCCTACGTGCTGGGCGACATCATCACCGAGCTCTACGGAGCTCGCAGCGCCCGCCGCGCGATCCTCACCTCCTTCGCCGTCAGCATCCTCGCCTCGCTCAGCTACCAGGTGATTATCGCCCTGCCCCCGTTCCCCGGCGAATTCGGGCAGGCCAAGCAGGAGGCCCTCGAACTCGCCCTCGGCCCGGTCTGGATCATCGTCCTCGCCGGGCTCGCCGCCTTCCTGGTGGGCCAGAGCCTGAACTCCTTCGTCGTCACCCGCATGAAGCGCCGGATGGGGGAGCGGGGACTGATCCCGCGACTGTTCACCTCTTCCGGGCTCGGCGAGCTGGTGGACACCATCATCTTCTGCTCGATCGCCTCGGTCGCCATCGGCATCACCACCTTCGAGCAATGGGCCGAATACACGCTCCTGGGGTTCGTGTACAAGGTCCTCGTCCAATACGCGATGATTCCTGTGACCTCCGCCGTGATCCGTTGGCTGAAGCGCACCGATACGAGCTATCAGCAACGCCTGGCCGCTGCCCGGCAGTCCGCCGCCTGA